In the Grimontia kaedaensis genome, one interval contains:
- a CDS encoding YcfL family protein encodes MKYAAVLLSASMLLAGCANNTAGISIDSSNQNVVLGNSVLAKNLEFGNAKTSVVNERLLAQVMVTNKSDESQDLQYRFNWYDAQGLEVDSGKSPWRQFIVYGGESVTLQGVALNPNAKNFRVSLRNIQ; translated from the coding sequence ATGAAATATGCAGCAGTTCTGTTATCAGCAAGTATGTTGCTGGCAGGTTGTGCGAACAACACAGCTGGCATCAGCATAGATAGCAGTAATCAGAATGTGGTGTTGGGAAATTCGGTGTTGGCGAAAAACCTCGAATTTGGCAACGCAAAAACCAGTGTCGTGAATGAACGACTGCTGGCTCAGGTGATGGTGACCAATAAGAGTGACGAGTCCCAAGACCTGCAGTACCGCTTTAACTGGTATGACGCTCAAGGTCTTGAAGTAGACAGCGGCAAGTCGCCGTGGCGTCAGTTTATCGTTTACGGTGGGGAATCCGTGACACTTCAAGGTGTGGCACTGAACCCAAATGCGAAGAACTTCCGCGTCTCGCTCAGAAATATTCAATGA
- the hinT gene encoding purine nucleoside phosphoramidase: MAEETIFSKIIRNEIPADVVYQDDLVTAFRDINPRAPSHILIIPNKLIPTVNDIEGEDEAALGRMFTVARKLAADEGIAEDGYRLIMNCNNHGGQEVYHIHMHLVGGRPLGPMLIG; encoded by the coding sequence GTGGCTGAAGAAACCATATTCAGTAAAATCATTCGTAATGAAATCCCGGCAGACGTGGTTTACCAAGACGATCTTGTGACCGCATTCCGAGACATCAACCCTCGTGCTCCAAGTCATATTCTTATCATTCCCAACAAGCTGATCCCGACGGTTAACGACATCGAAGGTGAAGATGAAGCGGCTTTGGGCCGCATGTTCACCGTGGCGCGGAAGCTGGCGGCGGATGAAGGTATTGCAGAAGACGGCTATCGTTTGATCATGAACTGCAACAACCACGGTGGCCAAGAGGTTTACCATATTCACATGCATTTGGTGGGTGGTCGTCCTCTGGGACCAATGCTGATTGGTTAA
- a CDS encoding COG3014 family protein, which translates to MIIKLSLALADRRRANFSFTKKLVAFSLGLSLVGCANLSAQALFSHYSAALQQPHALVTQGEYQQALEQLPDSPDGEILDGMEKGRLSLLSGNLEQSKAALEQADFAATEQQDKAIIQLSKGVDQLGALVTNDNMITYMPPDYELGFLHLYLMLNYLQENDLQGALVEARRANQVQKRAKKLREDELRNASKTASQNSIDDNVGAVLSKYPPAGNLLGSVQNGYLFYFSALLYEAEGNLNGAFIDYNRALALEPDNQFIAEAAKRVAFRQGRRDELKLLEEKYGKYQRPDRTKGQLVVLNEQGVVNARDFWRLPLWLSDSSGNLEAHTVSLPYYRSHSATPQRAITVDGQSVKPEQLANVNGMAQNALSEAMPAMAVRQILRVVAKNEMRKSLSENDESGIGNLVVNIFNVLSEQPDTRSWQTLPESAGVYSGFYSKGQHTVNADGQSINVNIESGKTTLVWLSRQGGQVVHWQGILGGI; encoded by the coding sequence ATGATTATAAAGCTTTCTTTAGCTCTCGCTGACAGGCGCAGAGCCAATTTTTCGTTCACAAAGAAATTGGTGGCATTCAGCCTTGGACTTAGTCTGGTTGGTTGCGCCAATCTTTCTGCACAGGCGCTGTTCAGCCATTATTCTGCTGCATTGCAACAACCACATGCTTTGGTTACGCAAGGCGAATATCAACAAGCACTGGAACAGTTACCGGATTCGCCAGACGGTGAAATTCTTGATGGCATGGAAAAAGGGCGTCTGTCTCTGCTTTCCGGTAACCTTGAACAAAGCAAAGCCGCGCTGGAACAAGCAGATTTTGCAGCAACTGAACAACAAGACAAAGCCATTATCCAGCTCTCTAAAGGTGTTGATCAGTTAGGCGCTTTGGTGACCAATGACAATATGATTACCTACATGCCACCGGACTATGAATTGGGTTTTCTTCACTTGTACCTGATGCTGAATTACTTGCAGGAAAATGATCTGCAAGGCGCTTTGGTCGAGGCAAGACGCGCTAATCAGGTTCAGAAGCGTGCGAAGAAGTTGCGTGAGGATGAGCTTCGCAATGCTTCAAAAACAGCGTCGCAAAATAGCATTGACGATAATGTTGGTGCGGTTCTTTCAAAGTACCCACCAGCAGGTAATCTATTAGGCTCAGTGCAAAACGGCTATCTGTTTTACTTCTCCGCGCTTCTCTACGAAGCGGAGGGTAATCTCAATGGTGCATTTATTGATTACAATCGTGCGCTGGCCTTAGAGCCTGACAATCAATTTATTGCAGAGGCTGCGAAACGGGTGGCTTTTCGTCAGGGGCGACGCGATGAACTGAAATTGCTTGAGGAAAAATACGGTAAGTATCAACGCCCGGACAGAACAAAAGGTCAGTTGGTCGTACTAAATGAACAAGGCGTAGTGAATGCCCGAGACTTCTGGCGATTGCCGCTGTGGCTGTCTGACAGCAGTGGTAACCTCGAAGCGCATACGGTCAGCCTCCCGTACTATCGTTCTCATAGCGCTACACCTCAAAGAGCTATAACGGTGGATGGTCAGTCGGTAAAGCCAGAGCAACTGGCGAATGTTAACGGTATGGCGCAAAACGCATTGAGTGAAGCGATGCCAGCAATGGCAGTAAGGCAAATCCTGCGCGTTGTGGCAAAAAATGAGATGCGTAAGTCTTTGTCAGAAAATGATGAAAGTGGCATTGGCAATCTCGTCGTCAACATCTTTAATGTGTTGAGTGAGCAACCGGATACCAGAAGCTGGCAGACGCTGCCTGAAAGTGCAGGCGTCTATAGCGGGTTTTATTCCAAAGGTCAGCATACTGTGAACGCTGACGGACAATCCATTAACGTAAACATAGAATCAGGAAAAACCACGTTAGTTTGGCTTTCCAGGCAGGGCGGTCAAGTGGTTCATTGGCAGGGGATATTAGGAGGCATATGA